The window GTTTTAAAGATACTAATAATTGTAGACAACCCCCATTAAAACCCCTCTCAACCCCTATCTAAACATCCTTGAAGTCGACGAAATCACCGGAGTCAATTCGATTCTAGTTTTCTGTCATTGCATAACAGCCAGCTTTGAACCCAATTTCGAGGGCATTCACTTCTAATTTGGTTAAAGGtttcttcatgaaaaatgtagccctttaagtctagtttacaacgcaTTTTGAATCGCATCATTTCGTTATTGTATTGACTAAGTTATGGCCGAAACAGTGGACAGAGATCAAACCCTGCAGATGATGCATTAAGCGGATGATGCACACAGTCCGCTCTATTGTTGCAACTTCTGCTTGCATCATCTGCTCAGGCCAAAACTGCCCAGAAATGGGACTTTAATGATTGGTTTCATCATGACCAAGCCCAAGGGCTCAACCCCTGGTCATTTTAAACCATTTATGACCTAAATGACCTAACTAAACCTTAAGACCACtaacctaagacctatttggacTCTAATGGATTTTAAACACCTTTTTAGGCCATAAACCTACTcccaaccaaacaagcccttagATACTTAGCTAAACAATATCAAAACCCTATCCCTctcttcatttctctcattctaAGAGttaagagaggagaaaaaatgtGGGAGGCTAAaatagaaggaaggaggaagaagaagaagatggtggagtTACTTCATTGCTGTCCCATCACCATTTCTAAGCCAACCTTGAGCTCCACTCTCATTCCAGCACCTTAGGGGATCATCCCAGCCAtagtggaggagaagaagactgAGCCACTCCAAGCTCAAGAACACCTCCTACAAACATTTCCATCGATCTCCATTGTAAGCAGCTCCTTCCTCCCTTTGATTCCATTTCGTTGATTCTTACTAGATTTCTCATGGAGATTGCTTAATTAGATCCCAAACCATGGGGCTTCTTTCTCTAAGTGTCTTATCccttctatttgatgttaaagGCATCAAATATTGACCTAGAATCACCCATGCATAGCCTCATGGCTTAGTTGCCATGAAACgctcttgaagaacctccaatttgaggattcttgatgATGGAACCTATCCAATCTTCAGCCAAATCATAGGGCTTCTTGTTCTAATGTACTTAAACCTTCTATTTAGTATTATTGATGTTAATTAGTGGCCCCAATTGATCGATTCCCAACCTCATGGCTAAACCACCATGAAACCCCATTGTagaacctccaaaattgaagaaacCTTTATGTTAGGATCCAAATCACTCACATGAGATCCTATTTGGATTAAACCCCATGATTAATAGCTTCTTTGGAAGCTAAAGATACTCCCCATAGACCCCCTATAGGTCCCTTGGCCTATGGCCAAAGCTGGGTTCGAGCTCAAGCCAAAATACAATAATTTTGGCTTGAGCGGACGATGCACCATCTGCTCAGACACAGAGCATCGTCCGTTGTATAGGATTGAAACCCACTGCCTGCACAGTTCGCTGGCCTGCAGATGATCCACATGATCTGCACTATCTATCGTCTGCTCAAGCCATTTGATGCTGACTTGGAGTTTTGACTCTGGACTTGGTACCCAGACCCTCTCTCACCTATTGTATGCTTGTGTATTAATATGTTAGGGTAACTTACACCTACGGCAGAGGGCATGCACTACACGAAACCTGTGATTTCTTACACTTTGATGATTATGAGTGGATTGAAcatttgaactattttatggaatgtttctcattaggcatgtGTTTAGGATATGCATAATGATGTGGTATGATTACTATGTGATGAGCCATAAAATCGCCCTCCATTCAGAAGTTGACACGTGGACTGGTCCAAGCCGAACCCGAGAACTGAGCTGAGCTAGACCATGTGATACTGCGCACTGAAAAGGGGATCATTGCCCCACTTGCCGAAGCGGCCGAGCACGAGGCCTAATACTGAAGTCGCCGAGCACCGCGCTGGGCCTACCATGATAGGCCATACGGCCGAGGACCACTGAGGATGATGCCTGACCGAGCTCAAGTATAGTCTATCACGCCTATGGGCTTGTTGAGCCGAATGTCACACCGAGGCTCAACGCACCCGCCATCCGTGCCGTGCACGAAGCCAAGCATCAAGGGCACGGCCGTCTGAGGCCAAGGTCCCTCTAGAGGTGGTAACTATGACTCCCCACGATCGCGGGGCCGCATCATCGTATCTTGATAATTACGGGATACGAATCGGGCTGCAATCTAGCGACGAAATTGCATCACGCTCCAATGAGAACTCTTACCTTATTAAGAGTCTGAATCCGAGAATAACTTTCATTTCCACTCCACATGGAAGAgcctaacccaaaaaaggactCTTGCCCAACAAGGACTCATCTCCGCCGCTTCAacctcatcctataaatacccaagtatggagctcaaatgctcatctcactttCGCTAAGTTGAAACGCTGTTGCACCGgagacctgacttaggcatcggagagtccttggccagAGCCACATTGGCTCTTTTGGGCTCAttcggtttttgcaggctcatccttGGGCGGACCGGTCGACAGAGGTTTCCATAAGCAACAGATTTGGCgtcatctgtgggaacgacgtcagCTAAACATCGTCCTTTCTACCAATCAAGAGAGCGAAGACGATGGTTGTACAAATGAGATTGGGTCAGCATGGCTCCACCTCCCACGGAGATGAGCCGCAACCTGATAGGTGAGTGAGGCACTCACCGCCCCTTGAAACATCACGATAAGGCACGACCGGATGACCCCCATTAGGAGGGGGAACTCAATGCAGTCCGAGCGTCGCTGCCAACCCGATTTTGTAGGGAGACGGAGGCAATAGAGGAAGTGTTTTGAACACGGTGGTGGAGGGCCAACCCCGAGCCGAGCCAAACTTGAACTGGTTGAGTTTGCTGCCGCCACCGTCCGTGCCAAAAAATTTGGACCCTGAAACCCCAGCGAACAACCAGCAGGTTATGGATATTCGGCTGCAAGTGCTCCGCACTAATGAGATGTTGCGTACCTTTATGAGCCAAATGGCCCAGGGAGGGCTGTTGGGTTAGCCGCCGGCTGCACCACCCTTGGCTCCAACACTCGGCGAGGGAAGCCTACAGTAGAACATCGGCCGACGTCGAGCCGAGTTGAGCCGCATCATCTCATTCACCGGGCCAGAAAACTCTTCCTCTGTGCCCGAACAGAACTATTTATCGGGACAAGCAGGAGCGTCTCTTGAGCCTGAGGGTGAGACTAGAGCTCGAACCGGCGGCCCCGGTCGCTAGGTGTTCTCCGACCGACTCGGTGAGGAAGGGCAACCAAGGGGACGCTAGGAATGGTGGGAAGAACCCAGCAGAGGACACACCAATAGGGAAGGTGAAAGATCTCGCCGTAGCCATTGGCGTCGAAGTCTGCCTCGCTGAGAAGAACAGCAAAgaagcccccgtgggtccaactttTAAGGTAAAAGACAAGCAAGAAGGAGTAAAGTTGATCGAGCCGAGCAAAACGGCCAACCTCGACTGGAGGAACATGAAAGCCGACCTCGAGCCGAGGAGCAGAACGGCCTACCTTAGCTGGATGAACACGAAAGCTGACCTTGAGCCAAGGAGCAGAACAGCCAACCTCAGCTGGATGAATGCGAAAGTCGACCTTAAGCCGAGGAGCAGAACAGCCGAACACCTGAAACCGAGATAGAAAGGCAGTTACGAGAGTTGGCCAAACAGGttgaagggttgaagaagcaaacgACCCCGGATGCCTACTCGCAAGTCTGACGACACCCCTACCCTCCTAAAATTATGACCCCGCCACTTCTGGCAGGGTTCAAGTTACCTCCCTTCAATCGGTATGATGGGACCACAGACCTgacggatcacatcaactatttcaatgcaatgatgaccatgtacaGGGAAACGAAAATTGTCTCCTGTCAAGCTTTCCCTTCATCTCTTAAAGGCATGACAACGTCATGGTTCTCATGGTTGCcaccgaactccataacaagctttgctcagctctgtcgagccttcatcacgcgcttccagagcagtataaaacataaaaagatgACGGTCAATCTCTtgagcgtgaagcaaaggcccgatgAGTTAATTCGAGCATTTGTCTCTCATTTTAACAAGGAATCTTTGGACATCAAGGAGTTGGATGAGGCTACGGCACGCACGATGATGAGCAATGGTCTCAcagacatggacctcatcaaggacttggcacgAAAGCTAACCAGGAACATAGTTGAACTCTTGGAGAGGTACAACGAGTTCATAAACATGGTGGAAGTGCTCCAAGCAAGAATAGTGAATGAGGAAAAGGCCAAGAAGAAAAGGTCAGCAAATGACGATCACAAAGATGAAAAGCAGACCAAGACCGACGGTGAGCCTAGAAGACAGACCGAGCTCGGAGTCTCGAATACACTCCCTTGAATACCTTGTAAAAGGAGATTCTAATACAAATCCAAGACGATGGGTACATCTGCAGACCACGACcgatgcaagccgggtcatctcGAAACCCCAACAAATACTATCAATTTCACAAAGACATCGATCACGATACTGAAGATTGCTACCAGCTGAAAAGGGAGATTGAAGAGCTGATCAAGGTGGGACACCTGAAGCGGTACGTCAAAGGTAGCCGAGAAGAGCATGGAAGTCGGCGACCAGAAGACCACGATCGAAAGAAGGCCCAGCCGAAGTGGAATAGCCGAAGAGCCAAGCACGATGAAGGTAAAGCCCGAACcgaaaagaaagatgatggagCAGGACCGAGCAATGACAAAGGGGAgcccatatacaccatcctcgGAGGACCCGGACAAGAATCCACTCAGAAAGCCAAGGCTAACGCAAGGTTCATCGATGTCACAGAGATGCCGAGTAAGAGGCCAAAGTCTGAGACAacaatctccttcaccgaaCCCGACCTTGAAGGTATAAGCTTACCccatgatgatgctttggtagTGCAGGTGGAGATCATAAAGAGACCCGTTCACCGGGTGTTGATAGACATTGGAGCGTCAGTGGATTTAATGTCACTCGACGCATACCAAGAGTTTGGCTTTGGCGACGACATGCTCAAACTTGAAGGGACCTCCACACACGGGTTCTTCGGAGCTTCAGCTACCATCAAGGGATCGATCGAGTTACTAGTCACGCTCAGACAGGCACCATATCAAGCAACCGTCAAagtcaagttcatggtggtGCGATCGGTGGTGGCCTTCAATGCCATACTCGACTGCCCATCGCTCACCGTCCTCCAAGCAATGATCTCGAGAATGTTACGCCACTTTTATCAAGCAAAATAAAGGAAATGCcagaggaatggccatgtgcctCGAGCACCTCCCTGAGGACCAACGGGATGAGCTCACTGAGAGGTGTGGGAAGccggtggaagacctcatcccattctccctTAGTGATGAAGACTCTACCCGGATGGTACAACTCGGGTCGCTACTTAACGAGGAATAAAGAAATCAGCTAAAAAATTTCTTGAAAATGAACGCCAACGACTTCGCTTGGTCGGCCCCCGACATGCCTGGTATACCGTGGCACATAGCCGACCAttgactccatgtggatccgagTTGAAAGTCGAtccaatagaagagaagaaattatgcCCTCAACTGGTAAActgcgatcaaagaagaggtggaaaaGCTTCAATGATCAGGGTtcatccaagaagaaaaattctCAACTTGGCTGACTAACATCGTCAGGGTTCCCAAGCCAAATGGAAAATGGAGAATGTATGTTGACTACACCAACCTCAACAAGGCCTGCccgaaagatgagtacccgctacctcagATTGACTTGTTGATAGACGCCACCACTGGgcacgagatgctgagcttcatggatgcgtactccgAATATAATCAAATCTTAATGTATGAATAGGATGAGACCTACACGGCCTTCTGAACTGATCAaaaaaatttttctttaaggtCATGCCATTCAGGTTAAAGAATGCCTGAGTGATGTGCCAGCAGATGGTGAACCACATGTTCCGTGAACAAATTGGTTGAAACATGGaggtctatgtggatgacatgttggtgaaaagcttgaaggccgagcaccacttaGTTGACCTTGAAGAAGCCTTCGGAGTACTGaggaaaaaccaaatgaagctgaaccccacCAAATGCGCTTTTGGCGTAACTTTGGGAAAATTCCTgggcttcatggtctccatcAGAGGCATTGAagctaacccaaaaaaaatcaaggccatccaagagatgagccctccgaAGATGATtagagaagtacaaaggctgaatggaagaGTAGCGACATTGGCACGGTTTATGTCAAGATTGGGTGATAAATGCGTGCCGTTCTTCAAGACTTTGAAGAACATTCGGAGCCCGAAAGACTTTATATGGATGGAGGAATGCCAACAAGCTTTAGAAGagttgaagaaatacttggagaacccgaCTCTACTCTCCCGACCCGAGCCTATAAAAGAGCTCCAAATCTACCTATCCGCAACCCCGATGGCGGTCAGTGTGGTGCAAATAAGGGAGGAGGGCCAAGCATAAAAGCCCatatactatatcagccacgttctCGTTGATGCCGAGACGAGgtactccaagtttgagaaaGTACCGTCCACCCTTGT is drawn from Telopea speciosissima isolate NSW1024214 ecotype Mountain lineage chromosome 1, Tspe_v1, whole genome shotgun sequence and contains these coding sequences:
- the LOC122651641 gene encoding uncharacterized protein LOC122651641; the encoded protein is MQAGSSRNPNKYYQFHKDIDHDTEDCYQLKREIEELIKVGHLKRYVKGSREEHGSRRPEDHDRKKAQPKWNSRRAKHDEGKARTEKKDDGAGPSNDKGEPIYTILGGPGQESTQKAKANARFIDVTEMPSKRPKSETTISFTEPDLEGISLPHDDALVVQVEIIKRPVHRVLIDIGASVDLMSLDAYQEFGFGDDMLKLEGTSTHGFFGASATIKGSIELLVTLRQAPYQATVKVKFMVVRSVVAFNAILDCPSLTVLQAMISRMLRHFYQAK